A region from the Variovorax paradoxus genome encodes:
- a CDS encoding carboxymuconolactone decarboxylase family protein — MTQAQAASQHRNDDNLRYERGLAKLQQIDGEGGVKVVESLAGIAPDFARLLIEFPFGDIYSRPGLDLRSREIAVVAALTAMGNAAPQLKVHIQGALNVGVTRTEIVETLMQMAVYAGFPAALNGLAAAREVFAADDEKSARPLAEPRAFAETA, encoded by the coding sequence ATGACCCAAGCACAAGCGGCAAGCCAGCACCGCAACGACGACAACCTGCGCTACGAGCGCGGGCTCGCCAAACTCCAGCAGATCGACGGTGAAGGCGGCGTCAAGGTCGTCGAAAGCCTGGCCGGCATCGCCCCTGATTTCGCGCGCCTCTTGATCGAGTTTCCGTTCGGCGACATCTACTCGCGCCCCGGCCTCGACCTGCGTTCGCGCGAGATCGCGGTGGTGGCCGCGCTCACGGCCATGGGCAACGCCGCGCCGCAGCTCAAGGTGCACATCCAGGGCGCGCTCAACGTCGGCGTCACGCGCACCGAAATCGTCGAGACCCTCATGCAGATGGCCGTGTACGCGGGCTTCCCCGCCGCACTCAACGGCCTGGCCGCAGCGCGCGAGGTGTTTGCGGCCGACGATGAAAAAAGCGCACGGCCCCTTGCGGAACCGCGCGCTTTTGCGGAAACGGCCTGA
- a CDS encoding ABC transporter ATP-binding protein: MASVSFRNIQKSFGKVQIIQGLSFDITDGEFVVLVGPSGCGKSTLLRMLAGLEDISGGEIMIDSRVVNDLESKDRDIAMVFQSYALYPHMTVGENMGFSLRLRNAEKSVTDERVSRAAKILNLDALLGRYPRELSGGQRQRVAMGRAIVRDPKVFLFDEPLSNLDAKLRVAMRAEIKALHQRLKTTTVYVTHDQIEAMTMADRIVVMHDGIVEQIGTPLDLYDRPDNLFVAQFIGSPSMNVIEGTVRRSGGECWVEAHGARWPVPPATSAPDGQPVHYGIRPGDITLGGGSGVDAQVIVVEPTGAETELLVQVGEAKLVLAVHGRVDAQPDQTVGLAIDADRVHLFDRQSGRRMP; this comes from the coding sequence ATGGCATCCGTATCCTTTCGCAATATCCAGAAATCCTTCGGCAAGGTCCAGATCATCCAGGGCCTGAGCTTCGACATCACCGACGGCGAGTTCGTGGTGCTGGTCGGGCCTTCGGGCTGCGGCAAGTCGACCTTGCTGCGCATGCTCGCGGGCCTGGAAGACATCAGCGGCGGCGAGATCATGATCGACAGCCGCGTGGTCAACGACCTCGAGTCGAAGGACCGCGACATCGCCATGGTGTTCCAGAGCTACGCGCTCTATCCGCACATGACGGTGGGCGAGAACATGGGCTTCAGCCTGCGGCTGCGCAACGCCGAGAAGTCGGTGACCGACGAGCGCGTGTCGCGGGCGGCGAAGATCCTCAACCTCGACGCGCTGCTCGGACGCTATCCGCGCGAACTGTCGGGCGGCCAGCGCCAGCGCGTGGCCATGGGGCGTGCCATCGTGCGCGACCCCAAGGTGTTCCTGTTCGACGAGCCCCTGTCCAACCTCGACGCCAAGCTGCGCGTGGCCATGCGCGCCGAGATCAAGGCGCTGCACCAGCGCCTGAAGACCACCACGGTCTACGTGACGCACGACCAGATCGAAGCCATGACCATGGCCGACCGCATCGTGGTGATGCACGACGGCATCGTCGAGCAGATCGGTACGCCGCTCGACCTGTACGACCGCCCCGACAACCTGTTCGTCGCGCAGTTCATCGGCTCACCGTCGATGAACGTGATCGAGGGCACGGTGCGGCGCTCGGGTGGCGAATGCTGGGTGGAGGCCCACGGCGCGCGCTGGCCCGTGCCGCCGGCCACCTCGGCACCCGACGGCCAGCCGGTGCACTACGGCATCCGTCCCGGCGACATCACGCTGGGCGGCGGCAGCGGCGTCGATGCGCAGGTGATCGTGGTCGAGCCCACGGGCGCCGAGACCGAACTGCTGGTGCAGGTCGGCGAAGCGAAGCTGGTGCTGGCGGTGCACGGCCGCGTCGACGCGCAGCCCGACCAGACCGTGGGCCTGGCCATCGATGCCGACCGCGTGCACCTGTTCGACCGCCAGAGCGGCCGGCGCATGCCCTAA
- a CDS encoding ABC transporter substrate-binding protein, whose protein sequence is MKVVKSLIAPTLFALGLLAAAGPAAAQEKLTVWWVKGFYKAEDDALFAAIKKFEEKNKNVKIELSQYPIQDMIPKTVSALDSGSPPDVAYADVYDFQVTGKWAFDGKLEDISSVLAPMKERFAPNTLETTYLYNDQTKNKAYYAFPIKQQTMHVEYWRDMLAEAGFKESDIPGTWKEYWSFWCEKVQPASRKESGKRSFGIGMPMGVDSSDSFYSFLTFMDAYNVKLVDDNGKLLVDDPKVRTGLIGALTDYTAPYTKGCTPPSSTSWKDPDNNVAFHNKTTVMTHNATISIAAKWLDDSNNASLTPEQREEARKNYTERIRTAGFPSKPDGSKMVYRSAVKTGVVFKDAKNKARAKEFVAFLLQEENLTPYVEGSLGRWFPVTKTGQQRDFWKADPHRLSVFNQYAAGTVTFEFTKNYKFTVLNNENVWAKAMSRVVTDKVPVDKAVDEMIARIKTVAAQ, encoded by the coding sequence ATGAAAGTCGTCAAGTCGCTGATAGCGCCGACGTTGTTCGCGCTGGGGTTGTTGGCGGCGGCAGGTCCCGCTGCCGCGCAGGAAAAGCTCACCGTCTGGTGGGTCAAGGGCTTCTACAAGGCCGAGGACGATGCGCTGTTCGCCGCCATCAAGAAGTTCGAGGAAAAGAACAAGAACGTGAAGATCGAGCTGTCGCAGTACCCGATCCAGGACATGATCCCCAAGACCGTGTCTGCGCTCGACTCGGGCAGCCCGCCCGACGTGGCGTACGCCGATGTGTACGACTTCCAGGTCACCGGCAAGTGGGCCTTCGACGGCAAGCTCGAAGACATCAGCAGCGTGCTCGCGCCCATGAAGGAGCGCTTCGCGCCCAACACGCTGGAGACCACCTATCTCTACAACGACCAGACCAAGAACAAGGCCTACTACGCCTTCCCGATCAAGCAGCAGACGATGCACGTCGAGTACTGGCGCGACATGCTGGCGGAAGCGGGCTTCAAGGAATCGGACATTCCGGGCACCTGGAAGGAGTACTGGTCGTTCTGGTGCGAGAAGGTACAGCCCGCCAGCCGCAAGGAAAGCGGCAAGCGCAGCTTCGGCATCGGCATGCCGATGGGCGTGGACTCCAGCGACTCCTTCTATTCGTTCCTGACCTTCATGGACGCCTACAACGTCAAGCTGGTGGACGACAACGGCAAGCTGCTGGTCGACGACCCGAAGGTGCGCACCGGCCTGATCGGCGCGCTGACCGACTACACCGCGCCTTACACCAAGGGCTGCACGCCGCCTTCTTCCACCAGCTGGAAGGACCCGGACAACAACGTCGCGTTCCACAACAAGACGACCGTGATGACGCACAACGCGACCATCTCCATTGCCGCCAAGTGGCTCGACGATTCGAACAACGCCTCGCTCACGCCCGAGCAGCGCGAAGAAGCGCGCAAGAACTACACCGAGCGCATCCGCACGGCCGGCTTCCCGAGCAAGCCCGACGGCAGCAAGATGGTCTATCGCAGCGCGGTGAAGACCGGCGTGGTGTTCAAGGACGCCAAGAACAAGGCGCGCGCCAAGGAGTTCGTGGCCTTCCTGCTGCAGGAAGAAAACCTCACGCCGTACGTCGAGGGTTCGCTGGGCCGCTGGTTCCCCGTGACCAAGACCGGGCAGCAGCGCGACTTCTGGAAGGCTGACCCGCACCGCCTCTCGGTCTTCAACCAGTACGCCGCCGGCACCGTGACCTTCGAATTCACCAAGAACTACAAGTTCACCGTGCTCAACAACGAGAACGTCTGGGCCAAGGCCATGAGCCGCGTCGTGACCGACAAGGTGCCGGTGGACAAGGCCGTGGACGAGATGATCGCGCGCATCAAGACGGTGGCGGCACAGTAA
- a CDS encoding carbohydrate ABC transporter permease encodes MKRWTPKAIATEAKLLLIGIPVLLWTLIPVYHMVLFAISSKDSATSGHLWPKNPTLDNFRIVFQQKHFYLDHFWLQLWNSLLIAVSVGALTLFVATTAAFAISRLRVRGGRTVMNLALFTYFIPAAFLAVPMYKTMGNYGLLNSQWSLILAMVTIASPYCIWVLKQASDKLPYELDEAARMDGASPLQLFRLVYLPLMVPSLVAVGTYSLLLAWNEYLYAFLLLSNDRSVTLAVALGNFLSADDSPWELLMATGLIYALPPAAIYYAFKRYMVGGLTAGAVKS; translated from the coding sequence ATGAAACGCTGGACCCCCAAGGCCATAGCGACCGAGGCCAAGCTGCTGCTGATTGGCATTCCGGTGCTGCTGTGGACGCTGATCCCGGTCTATCACATGGTGCTGTTCGCGATCTCGTCGAAAGACTCCGCGACCTCGGGCCACCTGTGGCCCAAGAACCCGACGCTGGACAACTTCCGCATCGTGTTCCAGCAGAAGCACTTCTACCTCGACCACTTCTGGCTGCAGCTGTGGAACTCGCTCCTGATCGCGGTGTCGGTCGGCGCGCTCACGCTGTTCGTCGCGACCACGGCTGCGTTCGCGATCAGCCGGCTGCGCGTGAGGGGCGGGCGCACGGTGATGAACCTGGCGCTCTTCACCTACTTCATTCCCGCGGCCTTTCTCGCGGTGCCCATGTACAAGACCATGGGCAACTATGGTCTCCTCAACAGCCAGTGGTCGCTGATCCTCGCCATGGTGACCATCGCCTCGCCGTATTGCATCTGGGTGCTGAAGCAGGCTTCCGACAAGCTGCCCTACGAACTCGACGAAGCCGCGCGCATGGACGGTGCTTCGCCGCTGCAGCTGTTCCGCCTGGTGTACCTGCCGCTGATGGTGCCGTCGCTGGTGGCGGTGGGCACCTATTCGCTGCTGCTGGCATGGAACGAATACCTCTACGCCTTCCTGCTGCTGTCGAACGACAGGAGCGTGACGCTCGCGGTGGCGCTCGGCAACTTCCTGTCGGCCGACGATTCGCCGTGGGAGCTGCTGATGGCCACCGGCCTCATCTACGCATTGCCGCCTGCGGCGATCTATTACGCCTTCAAGCGCTACATGGTGGGCGGACTCACCGCTGGTGCCGTCAAGAGCTGA
- a CDS encoding MerR family transcriptional regulator, producing MEAHLTIAEVARRTGLTADTLRYYERIGLIAAVPRAPGGQRRYASADLDWLAFLLRLRETGMPIQGMQAFARLRSQGDASVGERRQMLEQHLADVQAKVAALQQSMQALSLKIEHYRAIDRKRPSSPGTAPEGKTSNDPSTSGKPAPQRRQPALRARARQTPADRR from the coding sequence ATGGAAGCCCACTTGACCATTGCGGAAGTCGCGCGGCGCACCGGCCTCACGGCCGACACGCTGCGCTACTACGAGCGCATTGGACTGATCGCCGCGGTGCCTCGTGCACCGGGCGGCCAGCGCCGCTATGCGAGCGCCGACCTGGACTGGCTGGCCTTCCTGTTGCGCCTGCGCGAGACCGGCATGCCCATCCAGGGCATGCAGGCCTTCGCCAGGCTTCGAAGCCAGGGGGACGCCAGTGTCGGGGAGCGGCGCCAGATGCTCGAACAGCATCTTGCCGATGTCCAGGCCAAGGTGGCGGCGCTGCAGCAATCCATGCAGGCGCTGTCGCTGAAGATCGAGCACTACCGTGCCATCGACAGGAAGCGTCCCTCGTCACCGGGCACAGCCCCCGAAGGAAAGACGAGCAATGACCCAAGCACAAGCGGCAAGCCAGCACCGCAACGACGACAACCTGCGCTACGAGCGCGGGCTCGCCAAACTCCAGCAGATCGACGGTGA
- a CDS encoding carbohydrate ABC transporter permease, translating into MSSTATATAAPLPAPLVNLGARHARWQFWGAVMVVPYLLVFVVFVLYPVGYGLWLARHPQSYVKLVEDPIFFRSVINTAIFLVVAINIKMLVALVLSGFFVTSRWWIKIISAIFILPWAMPSIPTILSIRFMLNPEWGVINSTIFRLTGADGPNWLNDPALALTFAMVVHVWKSLPFWTLILVAGRLAIPTEQYEAASVDGASSWQKFRFVSWPALKTLYITSLILSMIWTLGDFNSVYLLTGGGPADLTHVLATLGIRYLRLDQVDLSMASIVVALPLVLPLVYFMMKRLSK; encoded by the coding sequence ATGAGCTCCACTGCCACCGCTACCGCCGCGCCGCTTCCGGCGCCTCTCGTCAATCTTGGAGCGCGGCATGCGCGCTGGCAGTTCTGGGGCGCGGTCATGGTCGTGCCCTACCTGCTGGTGTTCGTGGTGTTCGTGCTGTACCCGGTGGGCTACGGGCTGTGGCTCGCCCGCCATCCGCAAAGCTACGTGAAGCTGGTCGAAGACCCGATCTTCTTCCGCTCGGTGATCAACACGGCCATCTTCCTGGTCGTGGCGATCAACATCAAGATGCTCGTCGCGCTGGTGCTGTCGGGCTTCTTCGTGACATCGCGCTGGTGGATCAAGATCATTTCGGCGATCTTCATCCTGCCATGGGCGATGCCTTCGATTCCAACCATCCTGTCGATCCGCTTCATGCTCAACCCGGAGTGGGGCGTGATCAACAGCACCATCTTCCGCCTGACCGGCGCCGACGGCCCCAACTGGCTCAACGACCCGGCGCTGGCGCTCACCTTCGCGATGGTGGTGCACGTGTGGAAGTCGCTGCCGTTCTGGACGCTCATCCTCGTGGCCGGCCGGCTGGCCATTCCCACCGAGCAGTACGAAGCGGCCTCGGTCGACGGCGCCTCGTCATGGCAGAAATTCCGCTTCGTGAGCTGGCCGGCGCTGAAGACGCTCTACATCACCTCGCTGATCCTCTCGATGATCTGGACGCTGGGCGACTTCAACAGCGTCTACCTGCTGACCGGCGGCGGACCTGCCGACCTGACGCATGTGCTTGCGACGCTGGGCATCCGCTATCTGCGCCTTGATCAGGTGGATCTGTCGATGGCTTCGATCGTGGTGGCCTTGCCATTGGTTCTGCCGCTTGTTTACTTCATGATGAAGAGGCTCTCGAAATGA
- a CDS encoding endonuclease/exonuclease/phosphatase family protein, producing the protein MQDIPPNYATLFVATCNLLNLANPQRVYYENQDAYDEREYERKIAWTGERFHALNADVLAVQEVWDESALKAAIARSGLRYDFVSVPGAENTPPHNGAQGTPRVGIATRLQVDHVQSFVDFPPGFGVEVPGLGPHTRFERPPLLATLRMKHGQQVHVLTVHLKSKRPKFLQDAQGNALEDREDRKVGAMASLRSLVMRGVEAAALRCIVIDLLQGTNTPLVVMGDFNDEPHSVTTQLVAATSEVAYDKAARDVALFNAYEMQGESALKKDVAYSHIHQGFPAVLDQIFVSEEFVATSRRSLGDVRRVDYFNDHLHEGRDRSRSDHGFVRALLRLRTD; encoded by the coding sequence ATGCAAGACATCCCGCCCAACTACGCCACCCTCTTCGTCGCCACCTGCAACCTGCTGAATCTCGCCAACCCGCAACGGGTGTATTACGAGAACCAGGATGCCTACGACGAGCGCGAATACGAACGCAAGATCGCCTGGACCGGCGAGCGCTTCCACGCGCTCAATGCCGACGTGCTCGCGGTGCAGGAAGTCTGGGACGAGAGCGCGCTGAAGGCCGCCATTGCGCGCAGCGGCCTGCGCTACGACTTCGTCTCGGTGCCCGGCGCCGAGAACACGCCGCCGCACAACGGCGCGCAGGGCACGCCGCGGGTCGGCATCGCCACGCGGCTGCAGGTGGACCATGTCCAGTCATTCGTCGACTTTCCGCCGGGCTTCGGGGTCGAGGTGCCGGGCCTCGGCCCGCACACGCGCTTCGAGCGCCCGCCCCTCCTGGCCACGCTGCGCATGAAGCACGGGCAGCAGGTGCATGTGCTGACGGTGCACCTCAAGTCGAAGCGGCCGAAATTCCTGCAGGACGCGCAAGGCAATGCCCTGGAAGACCGGGAGGACCGCAAGGTCGGCGCAATGGCTTCGCTGCGCTCGCTCGTCATGCGGGGCGTCGAGGCGGCGGCCCTGCGCTGCATCGTGATCGACCTGCTGCAGGGCACGAACACGCCGCTGGTGGTGATGGGCGACTTCAACGACGAGCCGCACAGCGTCACCACGCAACTGGTGGCCGCCACCTCCGAGGTGGCCTACGACAAGGCCGCGCGCGACGTGGCGCTGTTCAATGCCTACGAGATGCAGGGCGAATCGGCGCTCAAGAAAGACGTGGCCTATTCGCACATCCACCAGGGCTTTCCGGCCGTGCTCGACCAGATCTTCGTGAGCGAGGAGTTCGTTGCGACGAGCCGGCGCAGCCTGGGCGACGTGCGCCGGGTCGACTACTTCAACGACCACCTGCACGAAGGCCGCGACCGCTCGCGCTCGGACCACGGCTTCGTGCGCGCGCTGCTCCGGCTGCGCACCGATTAG
- the ettA gene encoding energy-dependent translational throttle protein EttA, which translates to MAQYVYSMNRVSKTVPPKRQLLKDISLSFFPGAKIGVLGLNGSGKSTLLKIMAGVDKEFEGEALPMPGMTIGYLEQEPKLNTEHTVRESVEESMGAVFAAKARLEEVYIAYGAEDADFDALAAEQAQLEAIIATAGTDSEHQLEIAADALRLPPWDAKIGLLSGGEKRRVALCRLLLSKPDMLLLDEPTNHLDAESVEWLEVFLQRFTGTVVAITHDRYFLDNAAEWILEMDRGRGIPWKGNYSTWLEQKGERLAQEQKSEEAHAKALKKELEWSRQNPKARQAKSKSRLARFEELSDLEYQKRNETQEIFIPVAERLGQQVFEFHGVSKSFGDRMLIDNLSFTVPPGAIVGIIGPNGAGKSTLFKLLAGKEKADSGEVIIGSTVKMAFVDQHRDELANNKTVWEDISNGLDIINVGKFQMASRAYAGRFNFNGADQQKKVGTLSGGERGRLHLAKTLIAGGNVLLLDEPSNDLDVETLRALEDALLEFAGTVMVISHDRWFLDRIATHILAAEGDSQWTFFDGNYQEYEADKKKRLGEEGAKPKRMRYKALK; encoded by the coding sequence ATGGCTCAATACGTCTATTCGATGAACCGCGTCAGCAAGACCGTGCCGCCCAAGCGGCAGCTCTTGAAAGACATTTCGCTTTCTTTCTTCCCCGGCGCCAAGATCGGCGTGCTCGGCCTGAACGGCTCGGGCAAGTCCACGCTGCTCAAGATCATGGCGGGTGTGGACAAGGAGTTCGAGGGCGAGGCGCTGCCCATGCCGGGGATGACGATCGGCTATCTGGAGCAGGAACCCAAGCTCAACACCGAGCACACGGTGCGCGAATCGGTCGAAGAGTCCATGGGTGCGGTGTTTGCGGCCAAGGCGCGCCTCGAAGAGGTGTACATCGCCTATGGCGCCGAAGACGCCGACTTCGACGCGCTGGCGGCCGAGCAGGCCCAACTCGAAGCCATCATCGCCACCGCCGGCACCGATTCCGAACATCAACTCGAAATCGCCGCCGACGCATTGCGCCTTCCGCCGTGGGACGCGAAGATCGGCCTGCTGTCAGGCGGCGAAAAGCGGCGCGTGGCGCTGTGCCGCCTCTTGCTGTCCAAGCCCGACATGCTGCTGCTCGATGAGCCGACCAACCACCTGGACGCCGAATCGGTGGAGTGGCTCGAAGTGTTCCTGCAGCGCTTCACGGGCACCGTGGTGGCCATCACCCACGATCGCTACTTCCTCGACAACGCGGCCGAGTGGATCCTGGAAATGGACCGCGGCCGCGGCATTCCCTGGAAGGGCAACTACAGCACCTGGCTCGAGCAGAAGGGCGAACGCCTGGCGCAGGAGCAGAAGAGCGAAGAAGCCCACGCCAAGGCGCTGAAGAAGGAGCTGGAGTGGTCGCGCCAGAACCCGAAGGCACGCCAGGCCAAGAGCAAATCCCGCCTGGCCCGCTTCGAGGAGCTGAGCGACCTGGAATACCAGAAGCGCAACGAGACGCAGGAGATCTTCATTCCGGTGGCGGAGCGGCTGGGCCAGCAGGTGTTCGAGTTCCACGGCGTCAGCAAGTCCTTCGGCGACCGCATGCTGATCGACAACCTGAGCTTCACCGTGCCGCCGGGCGCGATCGTCGGCATCATCGGCCCGAACGGCGCCGGCAAGTCGACGCTCTTCAAGCTGCTCGCGGGCAAGGAGAAGGCGGACAGCGGCGAAGTCATCATCGGCTCGACGGTCAAGATGGCCTTCGTCGACCAGCACCGCGACGAGCTCGCCAACAACAAGACCGTGTGGGAAGACATCTCGAACGGCCTGGACATCATCAATGTCGGCAAGTTCCAGATGGCGAGCCGCGCCTACGCGGGCCGCTTCAACTTCAACGGCGCCGACCAGCAGAAGAAGGTCGGCACGCTGTCGGGCGGCGAGCGCGGCCGGCTGCACCTGGCCAAGACGCTGATCGCGGGCGGCAACGTACTGCTGCTGGACGAACCGTCGAACGACCTGGACGTGGAAACCCTGCGTGCGCTCGAAGACGCGCTGCTCGAATTCGCCGGCACGGTCATGGTCATCAGCCACGACCGCTGGTTCCTCGACCGCATTGCCACGCACATTCTTGCGGCCGAAGGCGACAGCCAGTGGACCTTCTTCGACGGCAACTACCAGGAGTACGAAGCCGACAAGAAGAAGCGCCTGGGCGAAGAAGGGGCCAAGCCCAAGCGCATGCGCTACAAGGCGCTCAAGTAA
- a CDS encoding DEAD/DEAH box helicase: protein MNFDELKLAPAILKAVHEHGYDTPTPIQAQAIPAVLEGHDLLGGAQTGTGKTAAFTLPMLHKLSVGASATNKFGGIGIRALVLTPTRELAAQVEESVRTYGKYLELDSTVIFGGVGMNPQISKLKKGVDILVATPGRLLDLQQQGMLDLSQVQMLILDEADRMLDMGFIHDVKKILALVPREKQSLLFSATFSDEIRDLAATLLKNPQSIQVTPRNTTVQRITQVIHPVGRGKKKALLAHIINENKWSQVLVFTRTKFGANSVAEFLTKNGIEAMALHGNKSQSARTQALAGFKSGDIRALVATDIAARGIDIDELPHVVNFEIPNVSEDYVHRIGRTGRAGSSGEAVSFVCLDEEGFMQEIERFTKQTIPVQFVEGFGPEDGERAEPIAMGRQTIWGGAGRPPSRDVMQAAAKAARTEMLSRIRENKAGQGGGERAGGGGGGGNGGGQRRGGGQGGGGGQGRNANGGGQGQGQGPRSQGARAPQSRGPQGPARTPHHAPQHQQQNHLPHDERQPRHHGNSHSPTQANQVAHLRAEAVAGGDGQPDPLRTSVDHMGGGRGRGRPGGGGGGYGGNRSGGGGRSGGGGGGGYGGGGGGNRSGGGGGGGGGRSFGR, encoded by the coding sequence ATGAATTTTGACGAACTGAAGCTGGCTCCCGCCATCTTGAAGGCTGTGCACGAGCACGGTTACGACACCCCCACCCCCATCCAGGCGCAAGCCATTCCCGCGGTCCTCGAAGGCCACGACCTTCTGGGCGGCGCCCAGACCGGCACCGGCAAGACCGCTGCGTTCACCCTGCCCATGCTGCACAAGCTCAGCGTGGGCGCGAGCGCCACCAACAAGTTCGGCGGCATCGGCATCCGTGCGCTGGTGCTCACGCCCACGCGCGAACTCGCGGCCCAGGTCGAGGAGTCGGTCCGCACCTATGGCAAGTACCTGGAGCTCGACTCGACCGTGATCTTCGGCGGCGTGGGCATGAACCCGCAGATCAGCAAGCTCAAGAAGGGCGTCGACATCCTCGTGGCCACCCCCGGCCGCCTGCTCGACCTGCAGCAGCAGGGCATGCTCGACCTGAGCCAGGTCCAGATGCTGATCCTGGACGAAGCCGACCGCATGCTCGACATGGGCTTCATCCATGACGTGAAGAAAATTCTTGCGCTGGTGCCCAGGGAAAAGCAGAGCCTGCTGTTCTCGGCCACCTTCAGCGACGAGATCCGCGACCTGGCCGCCACGCTGCTCAAGAACCCGCAGAGCATCCAGGTCACGCCGCGCAACACCACCGTGCAGCGCATCACCCAGGTGATCCACCCCGTGGGCCGCGGCAAGAAGAAGGCGCTGCTCGCGCACATCATCAACGAGAACAAGTGGAGCCAGGTGCTCGTGTTCACGCGCACCAAGTTCGGTGCCAACAGCGTGGCCGAGTTCCTCACCAAGAACGGCATCGAGGCGATGGCGCTGCACGGCAACAAGAGCCAGAGCGCGCGTACGCAGGCGCTGGCCGGCTTCAAGAGCGGCGACATCCGCGCGCTGGTGGCGACCGACATCGCGGCCCGCGGCATCGACATCGACGAGCTGCCGCACGTCGTGAATTTCGAGATCCCGAACGTCAGCGAAGACTACGTGCACCGCATCGGCCGCACCGGCCGCGCCGGTTCGAGCGGCGAGGCCGTGAGCTTCGTCTGCCTGGACGAAGAAGGCTTCATGCAGGAAATCGAACGCTTCACCAAGCAGACGATTCCGGTGCAGTTCGTCGAAGGCTTCGGCCCTGAGGACGGCGAGCGCGCCGAACCGATCGCAATGGGTCGCCAGACGATCTGGGGCGGCGCCGGCCGTCCGCCGAGCCGCGACGTGATGCAGGCAGCTGCCAAGGCTGCCCGCACCGAAATGCTGTCGCGTATTCGCGAGAACAAGGCTGGCCAGGGCGGCGGCGAGCGCGCTGGAGGTGGTGGTGGTGGCGGCAACGGCGGCGGCCAGCGCCGCGGTGGCGGCCAGGGCGGCGGCGGTGGTCAAGGCCGCAACGCCAATGGTGGCGGCCAGGGACAGGGCCAAGGCCCGCGCAGCCAGGGCGCCCGCGCGCCGCAAAGCCGCGGACCGCAGGGCCCGGCACGCACGCCGCACCATGCACCTCAGCATCAACAACAGAATCATCTGCCGCATGACGAGCGCCAACCGCGCCATCACGGCAACAGCCACAGCCCGACGCAGGCCAACCAGGTGGCGCACCTGCGCGCCGAAGCAGTCGCGGGCGGCGACGGCCAGCCGGATCCGTTGCGCACGAGCGTCGACCACATGGGTGGCGGCCGCGGTCGCGGACGTCCGGGCGGTGGCGGTGGCGGCTACGGCGGCAATCGTTCGGGCGGCGGTGGCCGTTCGGGCGGCGGCGGCGGTGGTGGTTACGGCGGCGGCGGCGGTGGCAACCGCTCCGGCGGCGGTGGCGGTGGCGGTGGCGGCCGATCGTTTGGTCGCTGA